A part of Campylobacter ureolyticus ACS-301-V-Sch3b genomic DNA contains:
- a CDS encoding c-type cytochrome: MRFILACFISLFLLGCSNDSKKTDEKTQDAKTENQVKSNEAKSNEAKNTVETSQTNEKITKNINIFNGKSVDEYFDIKCASCHGRYGEKSALKASKIINELDENQIKADLMGYKNDINYGGNLKATMHRTASELSDDEINALAKFISTL, from the coding sequence ATGAGATTTATTTTAGCCTGTTTTATCTCGCTTTTTCTATTGGGATGTTCAAATGATAGTAAAAAAACCGATGAAAAAACTCAAGACGCAAAAACCGAAAATCAAGTAAAAAGCAATGAAGCAAAAAGCAATGAAGCAAAAAACACAGTTGAAACTTCACAAACTAATGAAAAAATCACTAAAAATATAAATATTTTTAACGGCAAAAGCGTTGATGAATATTTTGATATTAAGTGTGCATCTTGTCATGGTAGATATGGTGAAAAAAGTGCTTTAAAAGCTAGTAAAATTATAAATGAGCTTGATGAAAATCAAATAAAAGCAGATCTTATGGGATATAAAAACGATATAAATTATGGTGGAAATTTAAAAGCTACGATGCACAGAACGGCAAGTGAGTTAAGTGATGATGAGATAAATGCATTAGCTAA